From the Streptomyces sp. Sge12 genome, the window CGGGTGACGGTGCGGGGGGCGGTGGTCGTCACTGCTGCTCCTCGTGCCAGGTCCGGACGGCCGCCTGGTAGTCGTGCTCGCCCGCCCCGGACAGGAAGCGGTCGGCGAACTCGGTCCAGGGGGTGGCCGCGTACAGCTTCTGGAAGGCCTCGTCGCGGTCGTAGTCGGGCACGCAGGAGGTGAAGTGCGCGCCGTTCGGGGTCTCCACGACCCCGGTGACGGAATGGCGGCTGACGAGGAGGGACTGCGCAGGGCCCGCCTTGGCGAGCTCGGCGGTCTCGACGAGCTGCTCGCAGGAGACGTAGGCGGCGTCGGCGGCCTCGCAGAACAGGTCGTCGAAGTACGGGTCCGGGCCCAGGTACTGGGCGTTGCCCAGCCGGTCGGCGCGGTTGAGGTGGACCAGGGCGGCGTCCATGCGCAGGGCCGGGACGGCGACGAGCTCCTCGCCGTCGTCGTAGGGGGAGGTGACCGTACGCAGCTCCGGGTTGACCCGCATCACGTCGGAGCCGAGGCCGGCCCGGACGGGGAGGAAGGGCAGCCGGTTGGCGGCGGCGTGCAGGCCCCACATGAACATGGCCTCATCGAGCTCGGTGAGGGTGAAGGCGGCGCGCTCGCGGGCCGCCCGGAAGTGGGGCTCCAGCGGAATGGAGTCCAGGGTGGCGAAGGGGGCGACCAGTCTGCGGATCCGGCCGGCGGCGGCCAGCAGGCCGACGTCGGGGCCGCCGTAGGAGATCACGGTGAGGTCGGTGACCTCGGAGCGCAGCAGCGCCCGTACCAGGGCCATGGGCTTGCGCCGGGAGCCCCAGCCGCCGATGCCGACGGTCATCCCGCTGTGCAGCCGTCCGACCACCTCTTCGGGGGTCATGGACTTGTCGGTCATGCCTGCTCTCCCTTCCCGAAGGTGTCGCGGACCCGGTCGGCCACCCCGCTGAGGTTGGCCTCGAAGGTGAAGCCCTGTTCGAAGCGGTAGCTGCGGCGCACGTCCACGGGGTCGATCCCGTTGATGGCCGCCTTCGCGAGCCGGAGCAGGTAGCCGTCCTTCCGCGCGATCTCGGCGGCCAGCTCCAGGGCGGCGGAGCGCAGTTCCGCGCGCGGCACCACCCGCCAGACCGAGCCGTGCGCGTGCAGTTCGGCGGCGGTCGCGGTGCGCGAGGTGTAGTACAGCGTGCGCATCAGGTGCTGGGGGACCAGCCGGGCGAGGTGGGTGGCGGCGCCGAGCGCGCCCCGGTCCAGCTCGGGCAGACCGAAGGTGGCGTCGTCGGAGGCGACGATCGCGTCGGCGTTGCCGACGAGTCCGATGCCGCCGCCCAGGCAGAACCCGTTCACGGCCGCGACGACCGGCACCTCGCACTCGTACACGGCGGCGAAGGCCTCGTAGCAGCCCCGGTTGGCGCCGATCAGGGCGGCGTGTCCGGTGTCGCGCTGCATCTCCTTGATGTCGACGCCGGCGTTGAAGCCGCGGCCCTCGGCGGCGAGCACGACGCACCGGACCTCCGGGTCGCGCCCCGCGGTCCGCAGGGCGTCGGCCAGGTCGTACCAGCCCTGTACCGGGAGCGCGTTGACGGGTGGGAAGTCGACTGTGACAAGTGCGATGCCCTTGTCGGGGCTTGAG encodes:
- a CDS encoding enoyl-CoA hydratase family protein encodes the protein MGVSTSSPDKGIALVTVDFPPVNALPVQGWYDLADALRTAGRDPEVRCVVLAAEGRGFNAGVDIKEMQRDTGHAALIGANRGCYEAFAAVYECEVPVVAAVNGFCLGGGIGLVGNADAIVASDDATFGLPELDRGALGAATHLARLVPQHLMRTLYYTSRTATAAELHAHGSVWRVVPRAELRSAALELAAEIARKDGYLLRLAKAAINGIDPVDVRRSYRFEQGFTFEANLSGVADRVRDTFGKGEQA
- a CDS encoding CoA transferase subunit A, which translates into the protein MTDKSMTPEEVVGRLHSGMTVGIGGWGSRRKPMALVRALLRSEVTDLTVISYGGPDVGLLAAAGRIRRLVAPFATLDSIPLEPHFRAARERAAFTLTELDEAMFMWGLHAAANRLPFLPVRAGLGSDVMRVNPELRTVTSPYDDGEELVAVPALRMDAALVHLNRADRLGNAQYLGPDPYFDDLFCEAADAAYVSCEQLVETAELAKAGPAQSLLVSRHSVTGVVETPNGAHFTSCVPDYDRDEAFQKLYAATPWTEFADRFLSGAGEHDYQAAVRTWHEEQQ